From a single Leptidea sinapis chromosome 1, ilLepSina1.1, whole genome shotgun sequence genomic region:
- the LOC126968806 gene encoding putative malate dehydrogenase 1B isoform X3, translating to MLPDRYQHLITNFKQYSKKIKQEQKCITGLTLDFKHNEEPPKTSFTVCISRAGNPMAMYLISGLLEIINKERSISKIYVYDDHNPNSLPFLELVERECSYIGTQYPSKVVRYVDKIGVALTNTDLLIILDHVPFSPELSIGGWLHDNKEVMLKLAMMINASASRKMFVIVANLGPACYNATVLGNAVTSVRKKNIVVATSDLGMEIAPIIAEKAEIPLRNMFCPPVWGFVGVNHLIDINTTVHKYNVFDPHERYVRVKNSSLCIGTLTPEMRTLEYLMHFDDHLWITVASKKAKSNGNITNLNKSLAILAIVKSWLFDCQPNDIVSLGIKCNGTFGLSFDGCLSQPAHLVNGTWRPAGDFMLPKDKHINITHLQDIAKLCMKLEKKDLPELVPRRLCFCKTKKEPINRVWVRPGFF from the exons ATGCTGCCTGATAGATATCAGCATCTGATAACAAATTTTAAGCAATACAGCAAAAAGATAAAACAAGAACAGAAATGTATAACTGGTCTCACATTAGACTTTAAACATAATGAAGAGCCTCCGAAAACTTCTTTTACTGTATGTATTTCTCGCGCTGGAAACCCCATGGCTATGTATTTAATATCAGGACTTctagaaattattaataaagagAGAAGTATAtcgaaaatatatgtttatgaCGATCACAACCCTAATTCATTGCCATTTCTTGAACTAGTCGAACGGGAATGTAGCTATATTGGAACACAATACCCAAGCAAAGTAGTAAGATATGTCGATAAAATTGGAGTGGCCCTAACAAATacagatttattaattatattagatcACGTTCCATTTTC ACCGGAACTCTCGATTGGAGGATGGTTACACGATAATAAAGAAGTAATGTTAAAACTGGCAATGATGATTAATGCATCTGCCTCTCGAAAAATGTTTGTTATTGTTGCAAATTTGGGGCCAGCTTGTTATAACGCAACAGTTTTAGGAAATGCAGTCACAagcgtaagaaaaaaaaatatagtcgtTGCCACTTCAGATTTGGGAATGGAAATAGCCCCAATAATTGCTGAGAAAGCAGAAATTCCATTAAGAAATATGTTTTGTCCGCCTGTTTGGGGATTTGTTGGAGTTAATCACTTAATAGATATTAACACTACAGTTCACAAGTACAATGTATTTGATCCCCACGAAAGATATGTAAGAGTAAAGAATTCAAGTCTTTGTATTGGTACTCTAACACCAGAAATGAGAACCCTCGAATATCTCATGCATTTTGACGATCATCTATGGATAACTGTTGCTAGTAAAAAA GCAAAAAGTAACGGAAATATaacgaatttaaataaaagtttggCTATTTTAGCAATCGTTAAATCATGGCTTTTTGACTGCCAGCCCAACGATATTGTTAGTCTTGGGATTAAATGTAAtg GCACTTTCGGATTGTCATTTGATGGTTGCCTTTCGCAACCAGCGCATTTGGTAAATGGTACATGGCGTCCAGCAGGTGACTTTATGTTACCAAAAGATAAGCACATCAACATCACTCATCTTCAAGACATAGCGAAATTATGTATGAAACTTGAAAAAAAAGATCTGCCTGAATTGGTTCCTCGCCGACTTTGCTTTTGTAAGACTAAAAAAGAGCCCATTAATCGAGTATGGGTGCGTCCAGGATTTTTCTGA
- the LOC126968806 gene encoding putative malate dehydrogenase 1B isoform X2, with the protein MVFRIVIAGESQCDMFAEVFLIADYLAQTLPNFCCERIEKQTWLSKINQKNKWHHTGCPLVWKEHLVSGSKPQYIGGASEFFDFCYSYYKFDVYMLPDRYQHLITNFKQYSKKIKQEQKCITGLTLDFKHNEEPPKTSFTVCISRAGNPMAMYLISGLLEIINKERSISKIYVYDDHNPNSLPFLELVERECSYIGTQYPSKVVRYVDKIGVALTNTDLLIILDHVPFSPELSIGGWLHDNKEVMLKLAMMINASASRKMFVIVANLGPACYNATVLGNAVTSVRKKNIVVATSDLGMEIAPIIAEKAEIPLRNMFCPPVWGFVGVNHLIDINTTVHKYNVFDPHERYVRVKNSSLCIGTLTPEMRTLEYLMHFDDHLWITVASKKAKSNGNITNLNKSLAILAIVKSWLFDCQPNDIVSLGIKCNGTFGLSFDGCLSQPAHLVNGTWRPAGDFMLPKDKHINITHLQDIAKLCMKLEKKDLPELVPRRLCFCKTKKEPINRVWVRPGFF; encoded by the exons ATGGTGTTCAGAATCGTCATAGCAGGAGAATCTCAATGTGACATGTTTGCTGAAGTTTTTCTTATCGCAGATTATCTTGCACAAACATTACCAAATTTTTGTTGTGAAAGAATAGAAAAACAG acatGGTTGTCCAAAATAAATCAAAAGAACAAATGGCACCACACAGGATGTCCTCTCGTATGGAAAGAACATTTAGTGTCGGGAAGTAAGCCACAATACATTGGAGGAGCGtcagaattttttgatttttgctATTCCTACTATAAATTTGACGTGTATATGCTGCCTGATAGATATCAGCATCTGATAACAAATTTTAAGCAATACAGCAAAAAGATAAAACAAGAACAGAAATGTATAACTGGTCTCACATTAGACTTTAAACATAATGAAGAGCCTCCGAAAACTTCTTTTACTGTATGTATTTCTCGCGCTGGAAACCCCATGGCTATGTATTTAATATCAGGACTTctagaaattattaataaagagAGAAGTATAtcgaaaatatatgtttatgaCGATCACAACCCTAATTCATTGCCATTTCTTGAACTAGTCGAACGGGAATGTAGCTATATTGGAACACAATACCCAAGCAAAGTAGTAAGATATGTCGATAAAATTGGAGTGGCCCTAACAAATacagatttattaattatattagatcACGTTCCATTTTC ACCGGAACTCTCGATTGGAGGATGGTTACACGATAATAAAGAAGTAATGTTAAAACTGGCAATGATGATTAATGCATCTGCCTCTCGAAAAATGTTTGTTATTGTTGCAAATTTGGGGCCAGCTTGTTATAACGCAACAGTTTTAGGAAATGCAGTCACAagcgtaagaaaaaaaaatatagtcgtTGCCACTTCAGATTTGGGAATGGAAATAGCCCCAATAATTGCTGAGAAAGCAGAAATTCCATTAAGAAATATGTTTTGTCCGCCTGTTTGGGGATTTGTTGGAGTTAATCACTTAATAGATATTAACACTACAGTTCACAAGTACAATGTATTTGATCCCCACGAAAGATATGTAAGAGTAAAGAATTCAAGTCTTTGTATTGGTACTCTAACACCAGAAATGAGAACCCTCGAATATCTCATGCATTTTGACGATCATCTATGGATAACTGTTGCTAGTAAAAAA GCAAAAAGTAACGGAAATATaacgaatttaaataaaagtttggCTATTTTAGCAATCGTTAAATCATGGCTTTTTGACTGCCAGCCCAACGATATTGTTAGTCTTGGGATTAAATGTAAtg GCACTTTCGGATTGTCATTTGATGGTTGCCTTTCGCAACCAGCGCATTTGGTAAATGGTACATGGCGTCCAGCAGGTGACTTTATGTTACCAAAAGATAAGCACATCAACATCACTCATCTTCAAGACATAGCGAAATTATGTATGAAACTTGAAAAAAAAGATCTGCCTGAATTGGTTCCTCGCCGACTTTGCTTTTGTAAGACTAAAAAAGAGCCCATTAATCGAGTATGGGTGCGTCCAGGATTTTTCTGA
- the LOC126968806 gene encoding putative malate dehydrogenase 1B isoform X1: MVFRIVIAGESQCDMFAEVFLIADYLAQTLPNFCCERIEKQVLEWKTWLSKINQKNKWHHTGCPLVWKEHLVSGSKPQYIGGASEFFDFCYSYYKFDVYMLPDRYQHLITNFKQYSKKIKQEQKCITGLTLDFKHNEEPPKTSFTVCISRAGNPMAMYLISGLLEIINKERSISKIYVYDDHNPNSLPFLELVERECSYIGTQYPSKVVRYVDKIGVALTNTDLLIILDHVPFSPELSIGGWLHDNKEVMLKLAMMINASASRKMFVIVANLGPACYNATVLGNAVTSVRKKNIVVATSDLGMEIAPIIAEKAEIPLRNMFCPPVWGFVGVNHLIDINTTVHKYNVFDPHERYVRVKNSSLCIGTLTPEMRTLEYLMHFDDHLWITVASKKAKSNGNITNLNKSLAILAIVKSWLFDCQPNDIVSLGIKCNGTFGLSFDGCLSQPAHLVNGTWRPAGDFMLPKDKHINITHLQDIAKLCMKLEKKDLPELVPRRLCFCKTKKEPINRVWVRPGFF; the protein is encoded by the exons ATGGTGTTCAGAATCGTCATAGCAGGAGAATCTCAATGTGACATGTTTGCTGAAGTTTTTCTTATCGCAGATTATCTTGCACAAACATTACCAAATTTTTGTTGTGAAAGAATAGAAAAACAGGTATTGGAATGGAag acatGGTTGTCCAAAATAAATCAAAAGAACAAATGGCACCACACAGGATGTCCTCTCGTATGGAAAGAACATTTAGTGTCGGGAAGTAAGCCACAATACATTGGAGGAGCGtcagaattttttgatttttgctATTCCTACTATAAATTTGACGTGTATATGCTGCCTGATAGATATCAGCATCTGATAACAAATTTTAAGCAATACAGCAAAAAGATAAAACAAGAACAGAAATGTATAACTGGTCTCACATTAGACTTTAAACATAATGAAGAGCCTCCGAAAACTTCTTTTACTGTATGTATTTCTCGCGCTGGAAACCCCATGGCTATGTATTTAATATCAGGACTTctagaaattattaataaagagAGAAGTATAtcgaaaatatatgtttatgaCGATCACAACCCTAATTCATTGCCATTTCTTGAACTAGTCGAACGGGAATGTAGCTATATTGGAACACAATACCCAAGCAAAGTAGTAAGATATGTCGATAAAATTGGAGTGGCCCTAACAAATacagatttattaattatattagatcACGTTCCATTTTC ACCGGAACTCTCGATTGGAGGATGGTTACACGATAATAAAGAAGTAATGTTAAAACTGGCAATGATGATTAATGCATCTGCCTCTCGAAAAATGTTTGTTATTGTTGCAAATTTGGGGCCAGCTTGTTATAACGCAACAGTTTTAGGAAATGCAGTCACAagcgtaagaaaaaaaaatatagtcgtTGCCACTTCAGATTTGGGAATGGAAATAGCCCCAATAATTGCTGAGAAAGCAGAAATTCCATTAAGAAATATGTTTTGTCCGCCTGTTTGGGGATTTGTTGGAGTTAATCACTTAATAGATATTAACACTACAGTTCACAAGTACAATGTATTTGATCCCCACGAAAGATATGTAAGAGTAAAGAATTCAAGTCTTTGTATTGGTACTCTAACACCAGAAATGAGAACCCTCGAATATCTCATGCATTTTGACGATCATCTATGGATAACTGTTGCTAGTAAAAAA GCAAAAAGTAACGGAAATATaacgaatttaaataaaagtttggCTATTTTAGCAATCGTTAAATCATGGCTTTTTGACTGCCAGCCCAACGATATTGTTAGTCTTGGGATTAAATGTAAtg GCACTTTCGGATTGTCATTTGATGGTTGCCTTTCGCAACCAGCGCATTTGGTAAATGGTACATGGCGTCCAGCAGGTGACTTTATGTTACCAAAAGATAAGCACATCAACATCACTCATCTTCAAGACATAGCGAAATTATGTATGAAACTTGAAAAAAAAGATCTGCCTGAATTGGTTCCTCGCCGACTTTGCTTTTGTAAGACTAAAAAAGAGCCCATTAATCGAGTATGGGTGCGTCCAGGATTTTTCTGA
- the LOC126968974 gene encoding ribonuclease P protein subunit p30: MINQEWGFCDLSVSKDYDLKKLKILSGLGYNTIAIDTRVEEVVEEPKKKKKKGDTKEVIDYIPPPIEIPTELINNKLQILRRVTVEFSDSSITVKLNKSENLKKYDILAVIPKTLQAFHYACGTLDADIITFEPESKIPFKVSRKLYRLAVERGVYFELMYSPAIKDTTSRKNIISTAHNYHAVGKSKNIIITSWAENHLQVRGVHDVVNLGFIFGLNSNSGLEAIRNNPRKLILKSIGRRCGKHYMDVTSVDISENKELQN; the protein is encoded by the coding sequence aTGATTAACCAAGAGTGGGGTTTTTGTGATCTTTCTGTGAGTAAGGACTATGACCTAAAAAAATTGAAGATTTTATCAGGTCTCGGATACAATACTATTGCTATTGACACTCGTGTAGAAGAAGTTGTTGAGGAACccaagaaaaaaaagaaaaaaggtgATACTAAGGAAGTAATTGATTACATACCACCTCCGATTGAAATTCCTACTGAACTGATAAACAACAAGTTACAAATATTACGAAGAGTCACAGTGGAGTTTTCTGATTCGAGTATAACTGTAAAGCTTAATAAGtctgaaaatttgaaaaaatatgacATACTTGCTGTTATTCCAAAAACTTTACAGGCTTTTCACTATGCATGTGGGACTCTAGATGCCGATATTATTACATTTGAGCCAGAATCGAAAATACCATTTAAAGTATCTCGTAAACTTTACAGACTTGCTGTTGAACGTGGTGTTTACTTCGAATTAATGTACTCTCCAGCAATTAAAGACACAACATCTAGGAAAAACATAATAAGCACCGCACACAACTATCATGCTGTAGGAAAGTCtaagaatataattataacaagtTGGGCTGAGAATCATTTACAAGTTAGAGGTGTTCACGATGTTGTTAACCTGGGCTTCATCTTTGGTCTCAACAGCAATAGTGGATTAGAAGCTATTAGAAATAACCCTAGAAAGTTAATTCTTAAAAGTATAGGAAGAAGATGTGGGAAACATTATATGGATGTTACTTCGGTAGATATTTCAGAAAATAAAGaactacaaaattaa